In one Nicotiana sylvestris chromosome 8, ASM39365v2, whole genome shotgun sequence genomic region, the following are encoded:
- the LOC104222821 gene encoding putative late blight resistance protein homolog R1A-3 isoform X2, with protein MFCCLVPNVFLYFHLKPNHKGVQFHLLIQLLHLFQSNHTFQRNPRSKSDQEWCKMGIQWNLAEVQREMAAYVALTSLMGTLEQLQLLQSNLDLLDTHVESLNLLYEKVDSLEELLNNFDGEQTKTLHAKVRRIANEAEDEVESQMKVVMDKQHDRLHQKEALESLFEILQRGIENVDSLKEELIKHSHNNTSQAGNSSLGDSSSPRLHASTLENDMVGYNIEQENMLSQLTSGSPELEVISVTGMGGIGKSTFAKKLFSHPSILSFFDIRGWITVSENYSYRNMLLGLLIDANIGKEEDLDKKSNSDLAVCLKQSLMGRRYLIVVDDIWSKNAWDEIRLCLPDDGKRSRVLLTTRDVEVAQYASSPKDPFRMHLLDQEDSWNLFYQKAFVEKGFAIEFEDVGKEVAKNCNGLPLIIAVVAKILSGKKTLDEWKKVAESVSSLAEVDAYQQCSGVLALSYNHLPSYLKGCFLYFGLFPKASEISMEKLIRLWIAEGLLKVNGMEGLEEVAASHLNYLIDKSLVIVSKRSMDGNIMTCMIHDLVHDFCLKEADSQNLLYIVNTDIDGPLWVIPEGCRWVSQHSWGFYFRRRFPDLAYSKLRSFSVNSRTVRNVESFPFKLLRVLDLEKKMIFDFPIVILDLVLLRYLALTIRRSGILPISKLLNLQTLTVRPHPIYTSSGKMYSLPNFIWKLSQLRHLHCWCMYLDSPQMVSENEVKNLVLENIQTVSGLIPSCCTKEIFEAIKKVKKLEIAGKAKEFQSEMGWETNLKYLKELEALNVTVLPAVISDRLPCLINPGPGSFPPNLKKLTLSRTCLPWNCMNIFSKLPNLEVLELKNYAFSGDEWEITEMGFPKLKCLLLEDLYLRYWTATDDYFQCLERVCIRECRLLQEIPEGFADSVTLQLIELHKCYHPLVTFAKQIQETHEELGNNMLKVYAFDSK; from the exons ATGTTTTGTTGTTTGGTCCCCAATGTTTTTCTCTATTTTCATTTAAAGCCAAACCATAAAGGGGTCCAATTCCATTTACTGATACAACTACTTCATTTATTCCAGTCAAACCATACTTTCCAAAGAAACCCTCGAAGTAAATCAGATCAAGAATGGTGTAAAATGGGAATTCAATGGAATCTTGCCG AAGTacagagagagatggctgcataTGTTGCATTGACTTCTTTAATGGGAACACTAGAACAACTTCAGCTTTTGCAATCAAACTTAGATCTATTGGACACTCATGTGGAAAGTTTGAATTTACTCTACGAGAAGGTTGATTCTCTGGAAGAACTTCTCAACAATTTTGATGGTGAACAAACGAAGACTTTGCACGCAAAGGTCAGACGCATAGCAAATGAAGCAGAAGATGAAGTTGAATCACAGATGAAGGTGGTAATGGACAAACAACATGACAGACTCCATCAAAAGGAAGCCCTCGAGAGTCTTTTTGAGATCTTACAACGAGGTATTGAAAATGTTGATTCCCTCAAGGAAGAGCTCATCAAGCACAGTCACAATAACACTTCGCAAGCTGGAAATTCCTCACTTGGTGATTCAAGTTCACCACGATTGCATGCTTCAACCCTTGAGAACGATATGGTGGGGTACAACATTGAACAAGAAAACATGCTGAGTCAACTCACGAGTGGCTCGCCTGAACTGGAAGTCATTTCTGTTACTGGTATGGGCGGCATTGGTAAGTCAACTTTTGCCAAAAAGTTGTTTTCTCATCCCTCAATTTTGAGCTTCTTTGACATCCGTGGATGGATTACCGTATCTGAGAACTATAGTTATAGAAATATGCTTTTAGGCCTCCTAATAGATGCTAATATTGGGAAGGAAGAAGACCTTGATAAGAAAAGCAATTCAGATTTAGCCGTTTGCTTGAAACAAAGTTTAATGGGTCGAAGGTATTTGATTGTTGTGGATGACATATGGAGCAAAAACGCTTGGGATGAGATTAGACTGTGTCTTCCAGATGATGGTAAAAGAAGTCGGGTACTGTTGACTACTCGAGACGTTGAAGTTGCTCAATATGCTAGCTCTCCGAAGGATCCTTTCAGGATGCATTTACTTGACCAAGAGGACAGTTGGAATTTGTTTTACCAAAAAGCATTTGTAGAAAAAGGTTTTGCGATTGAATTTGAGGATGTCGGAAAGGAGGTTGCCAAAAACTGCAATGGTTTACCACTTATCATTGCTGTGGTTGCCAAGATTCTCTCCGGCAAGAAGACACTGGACGAGTGGAAAAAAGTAGCTGAAAGTGTGAGCTCATTAGCAGAAGTTGATGCTTATCAACAATGCTCAGGAGTGCTTGCTTTAAGCTACAATCATCTTCCTTCTTATCTGAAAGGTTGCTTTCTGTATTTTGGACTTTTTCCAAAGGCTAGTGAAATTTCTATGGAAAAGTTGATTAGATTATGGATTGCAGAAGGGCTCCTAAAGGTAAATGGGATGGAGGGATTGGAAGAAGTGGCCGCTAGTCATTTAAATTATCTTATTGATAAAAGTCTAGTTATTGTTAGTAAGAGAAGTATGGATGGTAACATCATGACATGTATGATTCACGATCTTGTTCATGATTTCTGCTTGAAAGAAGCCGACAGCCAGAATCTTCTGTATATTGTGAATACCGATATTGATGGACCTCTATGGGTTATTCCTGAAGGCTGCAGGTGGGTGTCACAACATTCATGGGGCTTTTATTTTCGCCGTCGATTCCCTGATCTTGCTTATAGCAAATTACGTTCCTTTTCTGTCAATTCTAGAACAGTCCGTAATGTAGAAAGCTTTCCGTTCAAACTTCTTAGGGTATTGGACTTGGAGAAAAAGATGATCTTTGATTTCCCCATAGTTATACTTGACCTAGTTCTGTTAAGGTATTTGGCATTGACGATTAGGAGGTCTGGAATATTACCAATTTCTAAACTTCTGAATTTACAAACTCTCACCGTTCGTCCACATCCAATATACACTAGTTCAGGGAAAATGTACTCCTTACCAAATTTTATTTGGAAATTATCTCAGTTAAGGCATCTCCATTGTTGGTGTATGTATTTGGATTCTCCTCAGATGGTATCAGAAAATGAGGTGAAGAACTTGGTTTTGGAAAACATACAAACTGTTTCTGGGTTGATACCTTCTTGTTGCACAAAAGAAATATTTGAAGCGATTAAGAAAGTAAAAAAATTGGAAATTGCTGGTAAAGCAAAGGAATTTCAGAGCGAGATGGGATGGGAAACTAATCTTAAATATTTAAAAGAGCTCGAGGCACTAAATGTTACAGTTCTGCCTGCTGTTATTTCCGACCGGCTGCCGTGTTTAATCAATCCAGGTCCAGGTTCTTTCCCACCAAATCTCAAGAAATTGACCCTTAGCCGTACTTGTCTTCCATGGAATTGCATGAACATTTTTAGCAAGTTGCCCAATCTCGAGGTGCTTGAATTGAAAAATTATGCGTTCTCAGGCGATGAGTGGGAAATAACAGAGATGGGATTCCCTAAATTGAAGTGTTTACTCCTTGAGGATCTGTATCTTAGATATTGGACAGCCACCGATGATTATTTTCAATGCCTTGAGCGTGTCTGCATCAGAGAATGCAGACTCTTACAAGAGATCCCAGAAGGGTTTGCAGATAGTGTGACGCTGCAGCTAATTGAATTACATAAATGCTATCATCCTCTTGTCACTTTTGCCAAGCAGATCCAGGAAACGCACGAGGAATTGGGAAACAACATGCTTAAAGTTTATGCCTTTGATTCAA AGTAG